A section of the Marmota flaviventris isolate mMarFla1 chromosome 19, mMarFla1.hap1, whole genome shotgun sequence genome encodes:
- the Gng13 gene encoding guanine nucleotide-binding protein G(I)/G(S)/G(O) subunit gamma-13, with product MEEWDVPQMKKEVESLKYQLAFKREMSSKTIPELLKWIEDGIPKDPFLNPDLMKNNPWVEKGKCAIL from the exons ATGGAGGAGTGGGATGTACCCCAGATGAAGAAGGAGGTCGAGAGCCTCAAGTACCAGCTGGCCTTCAAGAGGGAGATGTCCTCCAAGACCATCCCCGA GCTCCTCAAATGGATCGAGGATGGCATCCCCAAAGACCCCTTCCTGAACCCAGACCTGATGAAGAACAACCCCTGGGTGGAGAAGGGCAAGTGTGCCATCCTGTGA